The DNA sequence CTTGGGCGCCGACCCGCCGACAGGCCGTGAGGGATCTCTCGCCAATGGCCCTCCGGGGGCTTCCGCGTCCCCCGTCCGGCGGCCTACGGCAAGGTCCCGCACGGCCCGTCCACGCCGCTTCCCGGAGGCTGCCGAGCGGTCCCGGACTGCCTCAGCCTGCCTCAGCCTGTCTCAGGCGTCGTGGCCCTCGGCCATCCGGTGCTCGGCCAGCCGGTCGGCGGCCGCGGCCGGCGGAATGCCGTCGGTCCGTGCCCGATCGAATATGGCCAAAGTCGTATCGAAAATCTTTGCTGCCTTTGCCTTGGCCCGATCGAAATCGAAACCGTGCAGCTCATCGGCCACCTGGATGACGCCACCGGCGTTCACCACGTAGTCCGGCGCGTAGAGGATGCCGCGGCCGGCCAGGTCCTTCTCGACGCCCGGATGGGCCAGCTGGTTGTTGGCCGCGCCGCACACCACCTTCGCGGTCAGGACCGGCACCGTGGCGTCGTCCAGGGCGCCGCCGAGCGCGCACGGAGCGTAGACGTCCAGGTCGGCGCGGATCAGCGCCTCGGTGTCCCGGACCGCCTGGACCCGGGGGTGGCGGGCCAGCACACGGTCCACCGACTCGCCGCGCACATCGGTGACCACGACCTCGGCGCCGTCCTCCAGCAGGTGCTCCACCAGGTGGTGGCCGACCTTGCCGACCCCCGCGATGCCGACCCGGCGGCCGCGCAGCGTGGGCGCGCCCCAGCACGCCTGGGCGCTCGCCCGCATGCCCTGGAAGACGCCGAAGGCGGTCAGTACCGAGGAGTCGCCGGCGCCGCCGTGCTCGGGGGAGCGGCCGGTGGTCCAGGGGCACTCACGGGCGATGACGTCCATGTCGGCCACATAGGTGCCCACATCACAGGCGGTGACGTAGCGGCCACCGAGGGAGGCCACGAAGCGACCGTAGGCGAGCAGCAGCTTTTCGGTCTTGATCTCCTCGGGATCGCCGAGGATCACGGCCTTGCCGCCGCCGTGGTCGAGCCCGGCGAGCGCGTTCTTGTAGGACATGCCGCGGGCCAGGTTGAGCGCGTCCAGGAGCGCCGCTTCTTCGGGGTGCTCCTCGGAGGCGTAGGCGTGGAAGCGGGTGCCGCCGAGGGCCGGGCCCAGGGCGGTGGAGTGGAGGGCGATGACGGCCTTCAGGCCGCTTTCCCGGTCCTGGCAGAGCAGGACCTGCTCATGCCCGCCGAGATCGGACCGGAACAGCGTCGAGAGCGGTGAGAGAGGGTTCGGTGCGCGACTCTCCGTCGGACCGTCGACGCTGACGGTGTGACGTACGTCAGTCACGGTGGTGACTCCCATAGGTCGGGGTAGACGCCCTCCTTGCTGGTGGGGAGGGCCGTGGCCAAGAGCGTAAGCCCTGGGGCCGCGCAGATCGGCCATGTCCCCGACGAGTCCGGATGGCGGGCATGGGACGATGCCGTCAGGTGGGGGTAAGGGAGCCCCTGGCGGTGGTCTCAGCCTTGAGGGAGCGCGTGTGACCTTGGCGTCTTCGGTGATTGTCCCGTACGCGGCGTATCTCCGGGTCTATGAGCCACTGGCAGCGTTCCCGGAGCCGGAGAGATCGCACTGGGCGCGGTATGCCAAGCGCGACGACCTGCCCGGCGCGCAGGACGAGCTGCGCCGCTCGCTCGCGGACCTGCTGCCGGTGCCGCCGGTGGCGGTCCCGGTGCACGAGAGCGCGGACGCCTTCGTGACGGCCGTGGACGGCGTCACATGCGTCTGTCCGTGGCGCACCCGGCTGAGGGGCTGGCTGGCCCTCGAAGAGCTGCCGGAGCGCCTCCCCGGGCCCCTCCTGGACGCGGCCCTGCCCCCGGTGGTGCGCCGGCAGGCGGTGGCGGACTACGAGCGGTGGCTGGAGCGCAATCCGGACGCCCGGCCGTGGATCCGCTCGGCCACCTGGCATGTGCCGGTGCGCTGGTTCGTGCTCTTCTCGGACGAGGAGCGCGAGTACACCAAGGGTGACGACGGTCTCATCCTCCGTTACCGCACCCCCATGGTCCAGGCGCGGCGCCGGGTGGCGCGTGGCCTTAAGGTGCTCAAGGAGGCCCTCGGCGAGGGGCCGCTGATCGACGGGCTGGTGGACGTCGGCCGGTGGCTCGAGGAGTTCCACCCCCGGTCACTGGTCGAGCTGGACTACGGCGGCCTGGTGCACACGGTGCCGGCCGGGCAGCTCGAGGACGACCATTCGGCCGCGGATGTGGCGGAGGGCCTCGCGGCGCTGCGCGACGGGGACGGGGAGCGGGCGGGTGCCGCGTACGAGCGGCTGACCGACCGCTGGAGCACGGTCCGCGGGCGGCAGAACGCCAGCTGACCGGACCGGCGGTCGAACGGGCCTCCGGCACAGAGGGGACGTAGGTCCCGATCCGGGCCATTGCCCCAATCGTGACCTAAAGCACGGACTTCGGGCCTTGCGGCAATCCCCCATCCTCGTGTCAAAATAGGACAACGAGTCCGGGAGGGGCTCCTTCCGCCCAACTATGGGCGGATTCATCGGTATTGCACTCCTTGACGGATCTGATGACCACTGATCCTGTTGTGACTGATCGTCACGGCCGCGTGACTGTCCGCTATGACATGGTCCATCGGCTTCCGTTGAGGTTGGACACCTGAGAGGGCAATTCCATCGGTTTGGCCGACGGGGCTGGACAGATGGTGTAGTTGTAGTGCCGAGGACAAGCCGTTCGTCCTATAACCGACTCGGCTCGCGTCCGCCATTTCGGGCAACGCGGGTCAAGGTGCAGAATTTAGAGGAAAGAACCGTGATGGTTCGGTTCTCCCGAGGAGGCCGCTCATGACCGCTCGCACCCCTGATGCCGAGCCGCTGCTGACCCCGGCTGAGGTTGCCACGATGTTCCGCGTGGACCCGAAGACGGTCACGCGCTGGGCCAAGGCAGGCAAGCTCACGTCCATCCGCACGCTCGGAGGGCATCGGCGCTACCGCGAAGCGGAGGTCCGTGCACTTCTTGCGGGCATCCCGCAGCAGCGCAGCGAGGCCTGAACAACCGCATAACCGGGCATTTCCGGGCCCCCCAGCCCGGCTTTCGCCTGTATAGCTCCACCACGACGGGCGCCTGCCCCAACAGGCCCTCCACCGCTCGACATGGGTGCGTCGTTGATCGCGCTGGACTCCGCCGGGTCCGGCGCGATCTTTTTATGTCCGGCGACGCAGGCCCGCGACGGCCTTCCGGAGGTGGCCTCCGCAGGGCTTCAAGTGGCCCTGGAGGGCCGATCGTTCGGCCCGCCGGAGGCGGTCCGGAGGGGGCTTCCGAGGTGCCCGCGGGGGGCATGGACAGACGGTGCAATTGCACATATTAAATTGACCCGCGGTAAGCGGGGTGTAAGTTCCCTCACTCCGGAAACCCATTCAGTGACTCCTGTCACACTAACCAGCTGTTGCCTTGTGGCAGCTGGTTGCGGTAGGAGGCAACTGCCGTAAGGGATCATGGAGTTGGCGGGGGCGCCGTGGCCGTCTCCTCGCGGTCGGCCCGGCCCATGGCCCCGTCGGCCCCCGAGGGCTCCATCGCCAGCCGCAGCAGGCGGTGGCAGACCGGACAGTGCCGGGTGAAGTGGCGGTAGCTCGCGGCGGCCGCCAGATGGGCCCGCAGCAGCGCCCTGGTCTCATGCTTCGCGGACGTCGTCATACGCCGCACCTCCCGCGCACCCCCGAGCACACCTTTTAGTCTGGGTACCGCTGCCTGCGGTGGGCCGTCAAGATGCGAAAGGCCCGGATCCATGAATGGATCCGGGCCTTCCGGGAAAGCGGTCCTGACGGGATTTGAACCCGCGGCCTCCACCTTGACAGGGTGGCGAGCACTCCAAACTGCTCCACAGGACCAACACCGACGCCCGCGGCTTCGCCGCTGTGCGTCGCGCGGTGTGCGCTGCGTTGCAGACTCTACAGCAGGTCAGGGGGTGCGGTCGAACTCGCGCCCGGCGGGGCCCCGGCGGCCCGCCGGAGCCCCCTGGGGCACCTCTACGGCGCCGCCGCGTCGATGGCCTTCACGATGCGCTTGTCGGACACCGGATAGGCCGTGCCGAGGGCGTGCGCGAAGTAGCTGACCCGCAGCTCCTCGATCATCCACCGGATCTCCAGCGCCTCCTGGGGCACCGGGCGCCCCGGCGGGAACTGCTCCAGCAGCCAGGCGTACTCGTCCCGCATCTCCCGCACCTTCGCCATCCGGGCGCGGTCCCGGTCGGCGTTGACCGGGAGCTGCTGGAGCCGCCGGTCCACGGCCACCAGATAGCGCATGAGGTCCGGAAGCCGCCGTACGCCGTGCGCGGTCACGAAACCCGGTGTGATGAGCTCCGAGAGCTGCTCCCTGATGTCGGTGAGGGACGGCAGCAGAACGGGGCTGCGGGTGGCCTTCAGCCGCCGCTCGCACGACTGCCAGGCCGCCAGCACCTCCTGGACCTTGCGCACGGTGTCCAGCGTGGTGTCCATGATGTCGGTGCGCACCGCGTCGAAGAGCTTGCGGAACGACTCCTCGTCCCAGACCGGGCCGCCGTGGGTCGCGATCAGCCGGTCGGCCGCGGCGGCCACGCAGTCGTCGAAAAGCGCCTGCACACTGCCGTGCGGACTGCTGGCAAGCGCCAGCTTCGCCTGGTTGGAGAGCTTGCCCTGGACGAACTTGGCGGGGTTGGACGGCAGCTGGAGCAGGATCAGCCGGCGCGTCCCCCGCCACATCGCCTCCCGCTGCTCGGCCTCGGTGTCGAAGAGCCGCACGGCCACCGACGCGCCCTCGTCGACGAGCGCCGGATACGCCTTGACCGGCTGGCCGCCGCGGCGCGTCTCGAAGGTGCGCGGCAGCGTCCCGACCGTCCACCGGGTCAGCCCGCCGCGCTGCTCGATCCCCACGGCCTCCTTGGAGGACTCGAACGCCTTGGAGATCGCGGCCCGCGTCTTCGGCCGCAGCCGCTGCCGCAGCGCCTCCAGGTCCTTGTCCTCGGCGAGCTTGCGGCGCCGCTCGTCCACCACCCGGAAGGTGATCTTGAGGTGGTCGGGGACCTTCGCCAGGTCCCAGTCCTCCGGCTCGATCCGCACGCCCACCATCCGGTGCAGCTCGCGCCCCAGCGCCGCCGTCAGCGGCTCCTGGAGGGGCACGGCGGCGTCCAGGAAGCGCTTGGCGTAGTTCGGCGCCGGGACGTAGTGCCGGCGGACCGGTTTGGGCAGCGAGCGGATCAGCTCGGTGACCAGGTCCTCGCGCAGCCCCGGGATCTGCCAGTCGAAACCGTCGGCGGTGACCTGGTTGAGCACCTGGAGCGGGATGTGGACCGTCACGCCGTCCGCGTCCGCGCCCGGCTCGAACTGGTAGGTCACCTTGAACTTGAGCCGCCCCTGGCGCCAGGAGTCCGGGTAGGCGTCCTTGGTGACGTCCTGCGCCCGCTCGTTGATGAGCATCGACTTCTCGAAGGTGAGGAGCTCCGGCGCCTCGCGCCGTTTGTGCTTCCACCAGGAGTCGAAATGCGCGCCCGAGACCACGTGCTCGGGGATCCGCTGGTCGTAGAAGTCGAAGAGCGTCTCGTCGTCCACGAGGATGTCGCGGCGCCGGGCACGGTGCTCCAGCTCCTCGACCTCGCCCAGCAGTTTGCGGTTGTCGTGGAAGAACTGGTGGTGGGTGCGCCAGTCGCCCTCCACCAGGGCGTTGCGGATGAACAGGTCGCGGCTGGTCTCCGGGTCGATCCGGCCGTAGTTGACCTTCCGCTGGGCGACGATCGGCACACCGTAGAGCGTGACCCGCTCATACGCCATCACCGCGGCCTGCTTCTGCTCCCAGTGCGGTTCGCTGTAGGTGCGTTTGACCAGGTGCTGGGCGAGCGGCTCGATCCACTCCGGCTCGATCCGCGCGTTGACCCGCGCCCACAGCCGGGACGTCTCCACCAGCTCGGCCGACATCACCCAGCGCGGCGGCTTCTTGAACAGCGCCGAGCCGGGGAACACCGCGAACTTGGCGCTGCGCGCGCCCAAGTACTCGTTCTTGTCGGTGTCCTTGAGACCCACATGGGAGAGCAGCCCCGCCAGCAGCGAGGTGTGGATATGGTCGGGCGCCGCGTCCTGCTCGGACATGTGGATGTCCATGGTCTTGGCGACCGTGCGCAGCTGGCTGTAGATGTCCTGCCATTCGCGTATGCGCAGGTAGTTGAGGAACTCATTGCGGCACATCCGGCGGAAGGCGGACGAGGACAGCTCCTTCTGCCGCTCCCGGATGTACTTCCACAGGTTGAGGAAGGCCAGGAAGTCGCTGGACTCGTCCTTGAAGCGGGCGTGGCTCTGATCCGCCTGCTGCTGCTTGTCGGAGGGACGCTCGCGCGGGTCCTGGATGGACAGCGCCGCCGCGATCACCATCACCTCGCGGACACAGCCGTTGCGGTCCGCCTCCAGCACCATCCGGGCCAGCCGCGGGTCCACCGGCAGCTGGGCCAGCTTCCGGCCGACCTGGGTGAGCCGCTTGCGCGGGTCCTTCTGCTTGCTGTCCAGGGCGTGCAGCTCTTCCAGGAGCTGGATGCCGTCCTTGATGTTGCGGCGGTCCGGCGGATCGATGAAGGGGAACTTCTCGATGTCGCCGAGGCCGGCGGCGGTCATCTGGAGGATGACGGAGGCCAGGTTGGTGCGGAGGATCTCGGCGTCGGTGAACTCCGGGCGGGTGAGGAAGTCGTCCTCGGAGTACAGCCGGATGCAGATGCCGTCGCTGGTCCGGCCGCAGCGGCCCTTCCGCTGATTGGCGCTGGCCTGCGAGATCGGCTCGATGGGCAGCCGCTGGACCTTGGTGCGGTGGCTGTAACGGGAGATCCGGGCGGCGCCCGGATCGATCACGTAGCGGATGCCGGGGACGGTCAGCGAGGTCTCGGCGACGTTCGTCGCCAGCACGATCCGGCGGCCGGTGTGTCTCTGGAAGACCCGGTGCTGCTCGGCGTGCGACAGCCGGGCGTACAGCGGAAGCACCTCGGTGGCCGGGAGCTTCTTCTTGTTCAGCGCGTCGGCGGTGTCGCGGATCTCCCGCTCACCGGAGAGGAAGACCAGGATGTCGCCGGGGCCCTCGGCCTGGAGCTCGTCGACCGCGTCGCAGATCGCGGTGATCTGGTCGCGGTCGCCGTCCTCGCCGCCCTCCTCCAGCAGCGGGCGGTAGCGCACCTCGACCGGATACGTACGTCCGCTGACCTCGACGATCGGGGCGTCGCCGAAATGCCGGGAGAAGCGCTCCGGGTCGATGGTGGCGGAGGTGATCACGACCTTGAGGTCGGGGCGGCGGGGCAGCAGCTGGGCCAGATAGCCGAGCAGGAAGTCGATGTTGAGGCTGCGCTCATGGGCCTCGTCGATGATGATCGTGTCGTACTGGCGCAGCTCGCGGTCGGTCTGGATCTCGGCCAGCAGGATGCCGTCGGTCATCAGCTTGACGTGGGTGTCCTTGCTCACCTGGTCGGTGAAGCGGACCTTCCAGCCGACGGACTCGCCCAGCGGCGAGCGCAGCTCCTCGGCGATGCGCTCGGCCACGGTACGGGCCGCGATCCGGCGGGGCTGCGTATGGCCGATAAGGCCCTTGACGCCGCGCCCGAGCTCCAGGCAGATCTTCGGGATCTGGGTGGTCTTCCCGGAGCCCGTCTCACCCGCGACGATCACCACCTGGTGATCCCGGACGGCCTCGAGGATCGCGTCCTTCTTCTGGCTGACCGGCAGCTCTTCCGGATAGGTGACGGCCGGCACGGCGGCGCGGCGGTCCGCGACCCTCAGCTCGGCACGCGTGATCTCCTCGGCGATCTCCTCGAGTACGGTGGCTCGGGCCTCGGGCTTACGGATCCGGCGCACTCCGTCGAGGCGGCGCCCCAGCCGCTGCTGGTCGCGCAGCATCAGCTCGGGCAGCCGCTCCAGCAGGGCGGGCAGGGCGGGGGCAGGCGTCGTGGACATACGGATCCCAGGATCTCACCTTCCGAAAACGGCTGGCGAACCATTTCCGTCCGCGCCGCGTCGCGCGGTATGTCCGAGATAGTCGCTTTAGCGTGGCCTCATGGCCGATGACCTGGCGCAGCGCCCAGACCCCGAGCGTCGATCACCGCGATCGGTGTGGACCTCCTTCAAACGGTCCCCGTACTTCCCCGCGACCGTCATCGTGTTGATCATCTCCGCGGGCGCGGGACTCTTCGCGGGCTCGTACACCTACGCCTTCGCCAACCCCACGCCCCGGAAGATCCCCACCGCCGTGGTGGTCACCGACGACGGCACCGCCGCCCCGCGGCACCGGTTCATCGCCGGGATGGAGAAGGCCCTGAACGCCTCCCTGCGGCTGCACGCCTACCCCTCCGACGAGCAGGCCCGCTGGTCCCTGGAGGAGCAGCGGGTCTTCGCGGTCCTGCGGATGCGCGACCACGGGGTGCGGCTGGACGTCGCCAGTGCGGCGGGGTCGAGCGTCGCCCAGGTGCTCACCCAGGCGGCCGTGAAGGTCGGCCGGGCCGCCAGGGTGCCGGTCGAGGTCACGGACGTGAAGCCGCTCCAGCGCGGCGATCCGCGCGGCCTCGCGGTCTTCTACATCTCCCTGGCCGCCACCATCATCGGCTTCCTCGGCGCCATCCAGCTCAGCGTGAACGCCTCCGGGCTCAACCCGGGCGAACGGATCCTCTTCATCATCGCGTACGCCCTGCTCGGCGGGTTCACGATCGCGGCGATCGTCGACTGGGGGCTGGGCGCGCTGCGGCTCCCGTTCCCCGAGTCCTGGGCGATCCTGGCGCTGACGATGTTCACCTCGGGGCTGGTGTTCTCGATGTTCAACGTCCTCTTCGGACGCTGGGCGCTCATCCCCACCTGGGGTCTGATGGTGCTCCTCGGCAACCCCTCCTCCGGCGGCGCCGTCTCCTGGCCCCTGCTCCCGTCCCTCCTCGGCACCATCGGCCGCTGGCTCCCGCCGGGCGCGTCGGTCAACGCCCAGCACACCGCGATCTACTTCCGCCAGCACCAGCACGCCTTCCCCTTCCTGGTGCTGGCGGGCTGGTGCCTGGTGTCCGCGGTGGTCTTCTGGACCTGGCGCCACCGCCACCCGGGCGGCCGACCGCCGAGGGCGACGCCGACGAGGTGCTGAGGGGGGAACGGGGCCGAAGGGGGAGGGTACGAACACGGACGCCGCGGACGCGGGGCGCAGTGCGCCGGACGTCGGACAGACGAAAAAGACCCTCCCCTGATGATCAGGGGAGGGTCTTCATACCGGAGCGCCGAGCAGGCCTTGCACCTACATCCCTCGTTTGGAGACGAGTATCTTTCCTTAGACGACCGACGCATCAACTCCCGCCCCTCGGGGCGGCGTTGCGAGATCAACTGTACCCCATCCGAGCGATCACAGTCGCCACAGCGGGGCGTCATACCGCTCGGGCTGAGTCCCGATCAGCAAAGCCCGCAGGTCGGCGCGTTGGGCACCGCTGAGGCCGAGGACCTCGGTGAGGCGGCGGAAGGTGGTGTGGCTGACCCCCCGGGCGTGGGCCTCCTCCGCGTATCGGGCGACCTGGTCGAGTACGGCCCTGGGCCGGAACGGTCCCTCGGGCGTCGCCCGGAACCGCGCGGCCTTCTCCCGTTCGTAGTCGATCTCCGAGTATCCGCAGACGTCCCGGCAGTGCCCCTCGGCCTCGGCGAGGCCGGTCGTGTCGGCGATGGCGCCGGCGAGCAGGTTCCGGCGGAACGCGGCGTCGAGATCCGCCTCGTGCACCACGGGCCCGTCGTCCGTCAGCGGGATCGTCAGCCCCGCGTCCCGTACCTCGCACAGCCCGCGCACGCCCCGCGCCGCCGCCGTGAGCATGCCGGTGGCCTCCGACGGATGCCATTCCATGACGGGGCCGATGGGCGCGACGTCCTCGGCGGTCAGCGTATGGACCACCGCCCCGAGCCGTTCGCGCAGCACCGCCACCGGAATCTCCCCGTCCAGCCCCGGCCCGGCGACCAGCAGCCGGATCTCCGCGTCGACCTGGGCACACGCGGCGAGCGACAGCGCGTCCCCGAGCGGGCTGCGCAGCGTCGGCTCATCACCCCGCGCGAGGATGTCACCGCCCACGTCCAGCAGGTCGACCGACGCCGGGGCCAGGTGCTCGATCACCTCTTCCAGCTGCCGGACCATGCCCGTCACCCCGTGGTGGGGATCGAGCAGGGCGAAGGTGTGCGGCAGCTCGGCGGCCAGCCGGGGCAGTGTGGACCCGGCCGGCGCCACCGGTTTCGCGTCCTCGGGCACGGCGTACACGCTGGGTGTCAGTGCCCGCAGCCCGGTGAAGCCGACGGCTCCCCGGGGCCCGGGAACGGGGTCGACGAGCAGCCGGTCCCAGGCGTAGGTCAGGACCACGGCCCGGTCATCGGCCGTCCCGTCCCGGTACAGAGCCCGATCGATCACCGCGGCGGCAACGGCGTCCCCGCCACCTCCGCCCGCCACGATCAGCCGCGTCATCCGCCCAGCGTACGGCGGGCACGGCCGATACCGGCGTACCCGCCCGCCTCTTCTGGCCGCCGAGCTCCGACGGCGCGGGCGCGCCCGTACGCCCCGCACGCTTCCCACCTTCGTGGGATTTGCATACTTTCATGCCTTACTCTCTGCATTGCCTGGTCACGCTTCTCACGGTGTCGGCTCCGCCAGGGGCCCGTGACGAAGGGAAGACACACAGAAGACACACATGCGTGGAAGGCTCGTCATCGCTGCCGCGGCATTGACCATGGCGCTGACGCCAGGCGTCGCGTCGGCAACACAGGGCGGCGAGGACAGCGGCGTCCAGCACAGCGGCGTCCAGCACAGCGGCGTCCAGACGACCGATTCCGACCGCGTCGAGGCGCCCGTCCCCCACGAAACCCCCCGCCCCGGCGCCGGAGTGCCCGGGTACGAACTGGTCACACTGCCCAATGAGAACGTCCCGAACTTCCAGCGGCGCACCGTGTACTGCCCTCAGGGAAAGAAGGTCATCGGCGGCGGCGCCGAGGCACGGGGCGACACCGCCATCCTCGTCG is a window from the Streptomyces luomodiensis genome containing:
- a CDS encoding ABC transporter permease; its protein translation is MADDLAQRPDPERRSPRSVWTSFKRSPYFPATVIVLIISAGAGLFAGSYTYAFANPTPRKIPTAVVVTDDGTAAPRHRFIAGMEKALNASLRLHAYPSDEQARWSLEEQRVFAVLRMRDHGVRLDVASAAGSSVAQVLTQAAVKVGRAARVPVEVTDVKPLQRGDPRGLAVFYISLAATIIGFLGAIQLSVNASGLNPGERILFIIAYALLGGFTIAAIVDWGLGALRLPFPESWAILALTMFTSGLVFSMFNVLFGRWALIPTWGLMVLLGNPSSGGAVSWPLLPSLLGTIGRWLPPGASVNAQHTAIYFRQHQHAFPFLVLAGWCLVSAVVFWTWRHRHPGGRPPRATPTRC
- a CDS encoding DUF6274 family protein, with translation MTTSAKHETRALLRAHLAAAASYRHFTRHCPVCHRLLRLAMEPSGADGAMGRADREETATAPPPTP
- the hrpA gene encoding ATP-dependent RNA helicase HrpA; translated protein: MSTTPAPALPALLERLPELMLRDQQRLGRRLDGVRRIRKPEARATVLEEIAEEITRAELRVADRRAAVPAVTYPEELPVSQKKDAILEAVRDHQVVIVAGETGSGKTTQIPKICLELGRGVKGLIGHTQPRRIAARTVAERIAEELRSPLGESVGWKVRFTDQVSKDTHVKLMTDGILLAEIQTDRELRQYDTIIIDEAHERSLNIDFLLGYLAQLLPRRPDLKVVITSATIDPERFSRHFGDAPIVEVSGRTYPVEVRYRPLLEEGGEDGDRDQITAICDAVDELQAEGPGDILVFLSGEREIRDTADALNKKKLPATEVLPLYARLSHAEQHRVFQRHTGRRIVLATNVAETSLTVPGIRYVIDPGAARISRYSHRTKVQRLPIEPISQASANQRKGRCGRTSDGICIRLYSEDDFLTRPEFTDAEILRTNLASVILQMTAAGLGDIEKFPFIDPPDRRNIKDGIQLLEELHALDSKQKDPRKRLTQVGRKLAQLPVDPRLARMVLEADRNGCVREVMVIAAALSIQDPRERPSDKQQQADQSHARFKDESSDFLAFLNLWKYIRERQKELSSSAFRRMCRNEFLNYLRIREWQDIYSQLRTVAKTMDIHMSEQDAAPDHIHTSLLAGLLSHVGLKDTDKNEYLGARSAKFAVFPGSALFKKPPRWVMSAELVETSRLWARVNARIEPEWIEPLAQHLVKRTYSEPHWEQKQAAVMAYERVTLYGVPIVAQRKVNYGRIDPETSRDLFIRNALVEGDWRTHHQFFHDNRKLLGEVEELEHRARRRDILVDDETLFDFYDQRIPEHVVSGAHFDSWWKHKRREAPELLTFEKSMLINERAQDVTKDAYPDSWRQGRLKFKVTYQFEPGADADGVTVHIPLQVLNQVTADGFDWQIPGLREDLVTELIRSLPKPVRRHYVPAPNYAKRFLDAAVPLQEPLTAALGRELHRMVGVRIEPEDWDLAKVPDHLKITFRVVDERRRKLAEDKDLEALRQRLRPKTRAAISKAFESSKEAVGIEQRGGLTRWTVGTLPRTFETRRGGQPVKAYPALVDEGASVAVRLFDTEAEQREAMWRGTRRLILLQLPSNPAKFVQGKLSNQAKLALASSPHGSVQALFDDCVAAAADRLIATHGGPVWDEESFRKLFDAVRTDIMDTTLDTVRKVQEVLAAWQSCERRLKATRSPVLLPSLTDIREQLSELITPGFVTAHGVRRLPDLMRYLVAVDRRLQQLPVNADRDRARMAKVREMRDEYAWLLEQFPPGRPVPQEALEIRWMIEELRVSYFAHALGTAYPVSDKRIVKAIDAAAP
- the bldC gene encoding developmental transcriptional regulator BldC, giving the protein MTARTPDAEPLLTPAEVATMFRVDPKTVTRWAKAGKLTSIRTLGGHRRYREAEVRALLAGIPQQRSEA
- a CDS encoding DUF1152 domain-containing protein, yielding MTRLIVAGGGGGDAVAAAVIDRALYRDGTADDRAVVLTYAWDRLLVDPVPGPRGAVGFTGLRALTPSVYAVPEDAKPVAPAGSTLPRLAAELPHTFALLDPHHGVTGMVRQLEEVIEHLAPASVDLLDVGGDILARGDEPTLRSPLGDALSLAACAQVDAEIRLLVAGPGLDGEIPVAVLRERLGAVVHTLTAEDVAPIGPVMEWHPSEATGMLTAAARGVRGLCEVRDAGLTIPLTDDGPVVHEADLDAAFRRNLLAGAIADTTGLAEAEGHCRDVCGYSEIDYEREKAARFRATPEGPFRPRAVLDQVARYAEEAHARGVSHTTFRRLTEVLGLSGAQRADLRALLIGTQPERYDAPLWRL
- a CDS encoding Leu/Phe/Val dehydrogenase — encoded protein: MGVTTVTDVRHTVSVDGPTESRAPNPLSPLSTLFRSDLGGHEQVLLCQDRESGLKAVIALHSTALGPALGGTRFHAYASEEHPEEAALLDALNLARGMSYKNALAGLDHGGGKAVILGDPEEIKTEKLLLAYGRFVASLGGRYVTACDVGTYVADMDVIARECPWTTGRSPEHGGAGDSSVLTAFGVFQGMRASAQACWGAPTLRGRRVGIAGVGKVGHHLVEHLLEDGAEVVVTDVRGESVDRVLARHPRVQAVRDTEALIRADLDVYAPCALGGALDDATVPVLTAKVVCGAANNQLAHPGVEKDLAGRGILYAPDYVVNAGGVIQVADELHGFDFDRAKAKAAKIFDTTLAIFDRARTDGIPPAAAADRLAEHRMAEGHDA